The segment TTAGAGCGGTCGTCCTCGGAAGGGGTTATGCCTAGCACGTTCACCAGCGTGACAATGTCCATGTCGTGAATGTTGATGTTGCTCGTGTCGAGGAGCGCCTCGCAGTTGATACCCGCAGAGTAGACCTTGTCCATAGAGCCCAGGGGCATTATGGGGTCGGGGCCGGCCACAGAGCCCAGCTCTATGACAGGGTCGGGGCCGGCCACAGAGCCCAGTTGGATGACAGAGTCGGGGCCGGCCACAGAGCCCAGTTGGATGACAGGGTCGGGGCCGGCCACAGAGCCCTGTTGGATGACAGGGTCGGGGCTGGCCACAGAGCCTAGCTGGATGACAGGGTCGGGGCCGGCCACAGAGCCCAGCTGGATGACAGGGTCGGGGCCTGCCACAGAGCCCAGCTGGATGACAGGGTCGGGGCCGGCCACAGAGCCCAGTTGGATGAATTGGTCGGGGTGGGTCAGAGAGTTCAGCTGGGCAAGAGAGTGAGGGTCGTCCACAGAGTAGAAATGAATGGCAGGGTAAGAGTCACCTACTGCGCTCAGCTGCGTGACGTGGGGTGAGCCAGCCACATCGCTCAGCTGCGTGGCGGAGTGGGAGCCAGCCACAGCGCTCCGCTGTACGGTGGAGTGGGAGCCAGCCACAGCTCTCAGCTGCACGGTGGAGTGGAAGCCAGCCGTATCTCTCAGCTGCACGGTGGAGTCGGAGCTTGACAACCACATACCAAAGAGTGTGTCATTAGTAGTAGGCAGGCCAGACGTATAGTTCCCGTCGCTCATATTAGTGATATTCACCACCGAATGATCTCATGTATTTTTTTCCGCCAGTAGTTCACTTCTATCAGAATTACAACTTTCTGAAGACGCGGTTTACCCCCAGTCAAACTTCACAAAGAGTCGAATATAATATGACTCACCGGTATCCGAGAGTGAACTGACTGAACGTTCTCTTGCTAGCCCACCGAGTGCTCCCAGGAAACCGTGGGTGTGTCGGCAGCGCCGCTTGACCAATGAGGAGGAGCGCCTTACTCGTATGACGTCACGGGGCACTGCCATTGGCTAGAATTTCTTCCAATTACGTTTTTGCTCCTCGCACTGACGTCTTGGTCATGTGATGGGAATTTTATGGCCCGGTCAACACTGTGTTGATGCGCAGTTGTTCGGCATAATAATAAAGAGTCTTTCGCTGGTAGGAAGGCTCGAGTGACCTTGCTAATTGAtctctgtgggagggaggaagatggagtatTAATAGTTTTGGTGGACTTAAGTTCTTAAACTTTTACAGTGTAGTTTCCAAGAATTCACAATTTAGATTTTcttacacacaaaccacacacacacacacacacacacacaccacacacacaccacacacacacacacacacacacacacacacacacacacacacacacatcttcccttAATTACAGAAGGAGAAGACTTAAGAAACGTGAGAATGGTTTCACCgaaaacgtaaaaagaaaagggAGCTTGGATATGCCTGGTATGAAGGGAGGAAGCGACGAGGAGGCCGgagcaagaaaggagaaagagaaattttgaaaagattTTGTAGGTATAAAGTAGACAGTAGACTCAGAACTCTCCCATAAATGTTCTTTATAAGTAGATTGTCGCTTGAACAGGTCAGTCAGATTGAGGGATTCGAAGGGGGAATGATAGTCAAGGATGATgagaggatatgtgaggaaatgaaCGGCATGTTGAAAAAAAGTGACTTGTAAAACAGACGCCGTTGCCCCTATACTAGTGAGATACCAGGCAGGTATAACGCTGTAGGAGGAAGACGATGGAGCCAACTCAAAAGTCTTcaacctccacacccaccagacaAGACCGACAtgggaaaccacactccccagacaaacacgagtcaaaccacactccccagacaaacacgagtcaaaccacactccccagacaaacacgagtcaaaccacactccccagacaaacacgagtcaaaccacactccccagacaaacacgagtcaaaccacactccccagacaaacacgagtcaaaccacactccccagacaaacacgagtcaaaccacactccccagacaaacacgagtcaaaccacactcccagacaaacacgagtcaaaccacactccccagataaacacgagtcaaaccacactccccagacaaacacgagtcaaaccacactccccagacaaacacgagtcaaaccacactccccagacaaacacgagtcaaaccacactccccagacaaaccacaCTCCCCTCTAACGTCTCAAAAGACACTTTTTTCAGCATGCTGttcatttcctcacatatcctcttATCATCCTTGACTATCATTCCCCCTTGGAAGGGCCTGGGCGTAACTGTTTTGTCGGTGTGTTGACAGTGAGTGATTCATCTTCGGCGAAGCTGACTTTTCCCTCGCGATACGACTTCTTGTAGTTGGAGTTTTGGCAACTCCTTATCTTTGACACTTCTTAACCCAGGAgtccctttctgtgtgtgtgtgtgtgtgactcctgcagcgcccaggaagctggccacgtgcACCTGTCGGGCCCATAGGTCTCAAAGTGTTGCGATGTGTGCAGAGAGCGCGGGGTGTCCCTACAACAGCAGTCGCATCGTGAGCGAGAGGAGTTGTAGCATTTGTTGAGACAGCGTTATGCAGCGATATCCACAGAGCATTAGAGGGGCATCGATGGtgttgactcgtgtttgtctagggagtgtggtttgactcgtgtttatctggggagtgtggtttgactcgtgtttatctggggagtgtggtttgccATGTCCGTCTTGTCTGGTGGGTGTGGAGTTCAACGTTGAAGACTTGAGGTGGGAGATCGGTCGCTTAGTGCCTGTCGaggtcagttgtttttttttatatgtgtatTGCCAGTGTTGTatttttgtttgggggggggggggttggagatcTGTGAGTAGAGATAACTAAAGTATGAggataggggggagggagggggtattatttatttttttttatcatattcttaTCTAGGTTTTGGTGGATAATTATTGattagtgtgggtgggtggcgtcAAGTGTGCTCTTGCATAGTGGACGAATTGCCGAGCGAATTGAGGTGGGGCTGTGCttgtgacggggggggggagtctttGTTGCCTTTTggaggtgttgaatgtttgtggtgtcTAGGTAGCCAGGAATTGTTTTAAGTGCCCTATTTTAAGAGGTTTGCAAAGCCATCTATCAACGAAGGTCAGGAGATGTATGATAGATTTGTCGGAAGGGGTTGAGCTACAGTAATTAATGTACGTTAAGCTAAGAGGCtgtagggtggagagagaggagagagagagagagagagagagagagagagagagagagagagagagagagagagagagagagagatgggtggcgCTGTGCGTGTCCATCAGAACCGACCCacctcaacacatacacacacacatacacaatcagcCCTGTCTAAACACGAGATTAACCCGACGGTGGCGTAGAGCATCGTCGGGTAATACCCACACTAAATTACATGTGATATCTTGTCGTCTCGGTTGCCTGTTTTGGGAAAACGCTCTTCATTGACAAGAGGCAAAATAAAAGCAGTAttcatgatgataacagtaatgatcatGCGAGTAGAATTTTTACGGATGCATCGCGTGTGAAGTTTCACTCGGAAGCAGTAGATGGACGCGGATTTCTTTCAAACAGAGACAACTTGGCAACTATTCGCGCGCGTAGCGTTGACGTCATGATTGTCACCTCCCCCATCGTCCTGGAGAACGCAAATATATTGATATGTGTCTGTTGCTACTAACGTCTCTCACACCTTAGAATGCTCACGGTTTCCCCTGAACATAGTCGCTATTTGGTATCTTCTTGTTTTCTTCGCTAACTTCTTTGATAGCAATTAGTTTTCCGGGTTTGTCTAGGGTTTATCCACGGTGCTTTATCCGCTAGATTTTGGGTGATGTGATACatatttccattcttttttttagcTTGAGTTTGGTTTTCCATCTCTGATTTATGAAAGCACAGCAGAACTGTACAGAATTGTGTGTCTGTTGCagaagaacacacaaacacacacacacacacacatacacgctgcacgtagtctctctctctctctctctctctctctctctctctctctctctctctctctctctctctctctctctctctctctctctctctgaggatgcATTTGAGACTTGTTGCGACAGTAGCCAGTCCCCCACCTCGAGGATAACGACAGAGGCAAAcacattcttacttgctgccttcatccatctcgtcgccaccccgcttcacatgaaatagcataccccccccctcctccttctccaatgaggtagcgccaggaacagacaaaaaaggccacattcgttcacactcagtctctagctgtcatgtgtaatgcactgaaaccaaagccccctttccacatccaggccccacagacttttccatggtttacgccagacacttcacattccctgatgcaatccattgacagcacgtcgaccccggtataccacatcgttccaattcactctattctttgcacacctttcaccctcctgtatgttcaggccccgattgctcaaaatctttttcagtccatccttccacctccagtttggtctcccgcttctccttcttccctccacctctgacacatatatcctctttgtcaatctttcctccactcattctctccatatgtccaaactattttaacacaccctcttctgctctctcaaccacactctttttagtatcacacatctcttaccctttcatttcttactcgatcaaaccccctcacacgacatattgtcctcaaacatttgatttccaacacattcaccctcctccgcacaaccctatctatagcccatgcctcgcaactatataacattgttcaaaccactattccttcaaacatagccatttttgcttttggagataatgctctcgacttccacacattcttcaaggctcccagaaccttcgctccctcccccaccctgtgactcacttccacatccatggttccatccgctgccaagtccactcccagatatctaatacacttcacttcctccagtttttctccattcaaacttacctcccaattaacttgtccctcagccctactgtacctaataactttgctcttattcacatttactctcaactttccactttcacacactttaccaaactcagtctccaactctgcagtttctcacctgaatcagccaccagcgctgtatcatcagcgaacaactgactcatcttctAAGCCCTTTCATGcagaaaagactgcatacttgcccctctctccagtactcttgcattcacctccctaatcaccccatccataaacaaattaaacaaccatggagacatcacgttcccccgccgcaaacctacattcactgggaaccaatgactttcctctcttcctacttgtacacatgcctttcatccttggtaaaaaaaaaaaaaaaaagactttagtcTTATGTATATTCAGCGTTACCGATAGTACAAGTTCGTAGTAGCATTTGTGGTAACGTCGTGAGTTCCCATATGGCAAAAAGCCTACGGTGTAATCTCAAAGGAAGTAATGGACTGAAGTAACGCACGCCCGCGCGGCAGACATAAACGAAGtgaaatatataaaggaaaaaaaagagattagagATACTGGGACAGTTGTGGTTGTTGCGCCGGTTTAGGTGACGCGTACATCGGGGTCGTAAACAAAGCATGACCTTTTCGTGTGGTTgataactaactaactaactggcAGATCATTTCCTCTCTTGCTTAAGTGGGATCCCccctttcgctctctctctctctctctctctctctctctctctctctctctctctctctctctctctctctctctctccatttttgagCCACGTGTGGGTCACGTCATGATGAACTCTGTGAGCATATTTGGGCTCTTGTTATGTTCTGTGCAACGGAAGCTTGCTTATGTGTTCTTGTTCTTCTGATATGTTCTGTGCAGGGGAAGCTTATGTGTTCTTGTTCTTCGACATCCACAGGAGGCTTTGTGGAGGACGTCATCTGGGAGGGAGTTTCGAAGCTGCTACGGATCAAGTGTTCTGTGTCCCGTTATAAACAAGTTTGGAGGAGGCGCTTGCACCACGAGGCCGACCTCCAAAAATACGACGAGGAGTcttggagagggagttctacaggaTGGTGGTTCAAGTCCTGCTGCCTCCAAGTGATTTGAAGTGAATCCCAGTCGTTCACAATCCCAAGGAGTAGTAATCGCGGACGGTAAAATCTCACGAGTGTGTCCCAAGAGCGGAGTCGAACCTGGGAGTAATCCTAGTTAGGATTAATCCCAGGATTACCTTCAAGGAGAAGGATTACAACTTGACAATAAGTGATTGGGTCgggttataaaaaaaagaaaacttaattGCAGCTGACTTGGGAGGTCATGTGCTATACCCAGGTTTATACGTTTCATTGAACTCATTTATCCTTCAGTCTTCGTTAagcatcctcccccccctcctccctcgacctCTGGCACTCGTTTGAAAGTAACGTTGATCTCGGAAAACTCGCTCGTTCATCCCCGCCACCCGTTGATTGATTCCCATCCGCTAAACCGGGACTTTCTCGTTGATTGCGTCGTTGAACATGACTGTCAACGAGGAGACGACGGCCCTTCTAGGGTACGGGAGGGGCGACGCCCCCAGAGTCACGACCCTACCCCAGACTCCCCCAAGGAGTGTCTTCGAGTCTCCAGAGACATCGCCCATGCTCCCGAAGGTGAGTATTGACCTCACCTCTGCTGTAGGTGGGTACTGACATCACATCTCTTGTAGATGGGTACTGACATCACATCTGTAGGTGGGGACTGACATCACGTCTGTAGGTGGGTACTGACATCACATCTGTAGGTGGGGACTGACATCACGTATGTAGGTGGGTACTGACATCACACCTCCTGTAGGTGGGTACTGACATCACATCTCTTGTAGGTGGGGACTGACATCACATCTcttgtaggtgggtactgacaTCACATCTCTCGTAGGTGGGTACTGACATCACCTCCTGTAGGTGGGTACTGACATCACACCTCCTGTAGGTGGGTACTGACATCACATCTcttgtaggtgggtactgacaTCACATCTGTAGGTGGGTACTGACCTCACCTCTGCTGTAGGTGGGGACTGACATCACATCTCTTGTAGGTGGGGACTGACATCACATCTcttgtaggtgggtactgacaTCACGTCTGTAGGTGGGTACTGACATCACATCTCCTGTAGGTGGGTACTGACATCACCTCTAGGTGGGTGCTGACATCATATATGCTTCAGGAGGGGATGCTGACATCACCCATGCTCCTCCAGAAGGTGAGAAACTTCTGTAAGGGCGACGTAGAACTTCGGAGTGTAAACCTCCCCCCCCGCACGAATAATGATTCCATAGTAATCACAAGTAATGATTCCACAGTAATCACAAGTAATGATTCCACAGTAATCACGTAATGATTCCACAGTAATCACAAGTAACGATTCCACAGTAATCACAAGTAATGATTTCATAGTAATCACAACTAATGATTCCACAGTAATCACAAGTAATGATTCCACAGTAATCACAAGTTATGAATCCACAGTAATCACAAGTTATGAATCCACAGTAATCACAAGTAATGATTCCACAGTAATCACAAGTAATGATTCCACAGTAATCACAAGTAATGATTCCACAGTAATCACAAGTAATGGTTAGTTAGTGATGATATTTGACGTGTGTCTCCACAGGACCTTCCCTCTGGCATCAGTTTGGTCACGGCCGTGTGCTACATCGTCGGGGTGTTTGGCGTGGTGCCGGTCGTCTCTTTACCTGGAGCTATCATATACTGTGGTACGTTGGCTCCCTTACTGTACCCCTGCCTCACCGTGGCTCCCTTACCGTACCCCTGCCTCACCATGGCTCCCTTACCGTACCCCTGCCTCACCATGGCTCCCTTACTGTACCCCTGACTCACCTTGGCTCCCTTACTGTATCCCTGCCTCATCATGGCTCCCTTACTGTACCCCTGCCTCACCATGGCTCCCTTACTGTACCCCTGCCTCACCATGGCTCCCTTACTGTACCCCTGCCTCACCATGGCTCCCTTACTGTACCCCTGCCTCATCATGGCTCCCTTACTGTACCCCTGCCTCACCATGGCTCCCTTACTGTACCCCTACCTCACCGTGGCTCCCACTGTACCCCTGCCTCACCATGGCTCCCTTACTGTACCCCTGCCTTATCATGGCTCCCTTACTGTACCCCTGCCTCATCATGGCTCCCTTACTGTACCCCTGCCTCACCATGGCTCCCTTACTGTACCCCTGCCTCACCGTGGCTCCCTTACTGTACCCCTGCCTCACTATGGCTCCCTTACTGTATCCCTGCCTCATCATGGCTCCTTTACTGTACCCCTGCCTCACCATGGCTCCCTTACTGTACCCCTGCCTCACCATGGCTCCCTTACTGTACCCCTGCCTCACCATGGCTCCCTTACTGTACCCCTGCCTCACCATGGCTCCCTTATTGTACCCCTGCCTCACCATGGCTCCCTTACTGTACCCCTGCCTCACCGTGGCTCCCATACTGTACCCCTGCCTCATCATGGCTCCCTTACTGTACCCCTGCCTCACCATGGCTCCCTTACTGTACCCCTGCCTCACCATGGCTCCCTTACTGTACCCCTGCCTCACCATGGCTCCCTTACTGTACCCCTGCCTCACCATGGCTCCCTTACTGTACCCCTGCCTCACCATGGCTCCCTTACTGTACCCCTGCCTCACCATGAGTTTCATATGTTCAAGagacgtaaaactccctccccatacaatacaagtagatgattacagatacgtcatcacacacacacacacacacacacacacacacacacacacacacacacacgcacacacacatgaacgtcTCCGTGGTATGGTGGTTTGTGCTTCGGACTACAAACCTCACGGGTGTATGTTCGAGTCCCTGGACAGGGCAGACAAGTCGTCTCTTCATCTTTCCCATTGGGATtggataaacaaacaaacaaacaaaaaatagatTGCAGGTATTTTAGATTTTTGCAAGTGTCAGTAGTATTGTGTTAGTGCAGTGGGTAGAATGAGTGGGATGTAAGTACGGTAGGTAGAATGAGTGGGATGTGAGTACGTTAGGTAGGAGGAGTGGGATGTGAGTACCTTAGGTAGAATGAGTGGGATGTGAGTACCTTAGATAGAATGAGTGGGATGTGAGTACCTTAGGCAGAATGAGTGGGATGTAAGTACGGAAGGTAGAACGAGTGGGATGAGTAGAGTAGGTAGACTTGAGTGGAATGCGAGTACAGTAGGTAGACTTGAGTGGGATTTGATCTACCCAGGCCCTTCAGAGCTTACCCTCCACAGAAAAGCTCGTCCCCAAAGGCCTCGGACATGACCATCATCCTCGTGCACACAGTGTGCGTGTTGAGTGTGTATGTACACCTAtataccacgtgtgtgtgtgtgtctgtctgtccccccACCAGGTTGGTTGGGATTCCTGCTCTTCGGCGTGTtggtggtgacggaggtgtaCACGGCCCTGCTGCTGGGCCGCGCCTGGCTCATGATGGAGGTGTTCTGGCCCAGGGAGGCCACCATACAGCGCAGGTGAGTCACATACGGGGTCCCGTCCGCTGCCTCTTTGCGgcttaggtctctctctctctctctctctctctctctctctctctctctctctctctctctctctctctctctctctctctctctctctctcaggtgggaAAATTTCGATGTGTGATGGCCACGTCCATTGTTTCTTGAGAGCTCTGGTTCATGGGTGAAGTAGTCTCCAATGTTCTACGTCAGAACTCTTCAAGATCAGTAGCTGGTTCGCAGATGTACTCAGTCAACTCAAGGTTTGATGAAATACATCAGATGGTGGCAAAAGGGACCAAAGGTGTTGGACATCAAGCAGGAAATTTATTCAGCTCTGTCTCTGGCCAAGAAGCCAGAggtagatccaattgaatatatcttctcaaactcatcattaatatactctggactgcaaatacgtaatgccttaaggaaaatagattgaaatgaagataatttaactctgtcatgttgagatgaataagaatggatatatgtgcatacattagtaggttttctgtatatgctgaacttgaacttgtttccttgcctatggatcatgcaatctaagaatggcaacataccattattttcattattttcgtgtttcactttccccatggactcttaggaatatatatatatatatatatatatatatatatatatatatatatatatatatatatatatatatatatatatatatatatatatatatatgagagagagagaactttaagTAGAATGGCTTGCTATTGAACTGGCCTCGAAATTTTCATTGGCTGTTGACTCCTTGCGAAACAAGAGAGGTTTAGATAGATATCTTAAAAGAGTGGCGGACTCTCGTGAACGGTGTTGCACCCCGAGAGGCAAGCTCATCGGTTAAATGGCCATGCTGACCCTCACAGCAGAATAACACTTTACCCCATCATTATTCCATGCATGCTCAGAAGCCCGACCCCTACAGCTGAGAGTCTGCCCTCTAGCTAGATTGGGGATTCCGCATTCATTTaaaacctgac is part of the Panulirus ornatus isolate Po-2019 chromosome 64, ASM3632096v1, whole genome shotgun sequence genome and harbors:
- the LOC139746137 gene encoding uncharacterized protein, with translation MSDGNYTSGLPTTNDTLFGMWLSSSDSTVQLRDTAGFHSTVQLRAVAGSHSTVQRSAVAGSHSATQLSDVAGSPHVTQLSAVGDSYPAIHFYSVDDPHSLAQLNSLTHPDQFIQLGSVAGPDPVIQLGSVAGPDPVIQLGSVAGPDPVIQLGSVASPDPVIQQGSVAGPDPVIQLGSVAGPDSVIQLGSVAGPDPVIELGSVAGPDPIMPLGSMDKVYSAGINCEALLDTSNINIHDMDIVTLVNVLGITPSEDDRSKLLEEPGTYMDLLPPVPEASHGQSVSVQNKIVDLEDMQCDQPQPVTLHREQGREFLEQLVSACQSDSIQASQTASPPSQDVTPDNTKKRRRQNNAATNPARARQPKRRKQKPVKKYELKETLEDPVEEKKRLNAINSKKNRDSKKQQLAELDERVKKVTAERNKLEVEVQQLREREEELRKAIGSSRWHLISPLASQLIDSPPTERRPDADFGSGGTLLTHH